The following coding sequences lie in one Labrus bergylta chromosome 5, fLabBer1.1, whole genome shotgun sequence genomic window:
- the slc2a9l1 gene encoding solute carrier family 2 member 9, like 1, with translation MLCMAHDSEDTMESVLQQLTRGNVLLLIIILGFSGSFQQGYQTTGLSSPSPFIQRFINSSWYERYGEPPPTQTITMIWSLIVSLYAVGGLCGAMSVKFITGTLGRKKAMIFSSCTNIIAATIMLTSKVAKSYEMIILARIVYGFTSGLTSSTHLMYLGEISPRRLRGVVTLTYSTFLSLGKLSGQLFGLSEILGREELWNILLSVPTVFSVVQIIVLPFLPEAPRYLFIEKGDDKACKKALQSLWGQGDYKEEMEEMLAEQEAIKRAPPKTPLQLMRDRTVRWQLIIILIIYFCNQLSGMSAISIFSFDIFLKAGIQKDQIRYVTLGLGLTEILTFISCGMVIERAGRRVLFWSGYGLMAACWVFATVTLTLKDSSDWVPFITSALIFLLIIFFSGGPSGLTVALTNEIFIQSDRIAAFVLTMMERWFFIAFVGLVFPFIISALDSYCFVLFACICLLGCVFTFIFLPETKGKTLLEISKEFRAITFCGKSFLEEKVMETKL, from the exons ATGCTCTGTATGGCCCATGACAGTGAGGACACAATGGAATCAGTGCTACAACAGCTG ACCCGTGGGAATGTTCTGCTCCTCATCATTATTTTGGGGTTCAGTGGAAGCTTTCAACAGGGATATCAAACCACTGGACTCAGTTCTCCCTCACCG TTCATACAGCGCTTCATCAACAGCAGCTGGTATGAAAGATACGGAGAGCCCCCCCCTACACAGACCATCACCATGATCTGGTCCCTCATTGTCTCCCTGTATGCGGTTGGAGGACTATGTGGAGCTATGAGTGTCAAATTTATCACAGGCACGCTGGGAAG GAAAAAGGCAATGATCTTCAGCAGCTGTACAAACATCATTGCAGCTACCATCATGCTGACAAGTAAAGTTGCCAAATCATATGAAATGATTATCTTGGCAAGGATCGTGTATGGCTTCACTTCAG GTTTAACATCAAGCACCCATTTAATGTACCTGGGGGAGATTTCTCCCAGGAGGTTAAGAGGCGTAGTGACTCTTACCTACTCCACTTTCTTGTCGCTTGGCAAACTGTCAGGGCAGTTATTTGGACTAAG tgagATCCTCGGCCGTGAGGAGCTGTGGAACATCCTCCTCTCGGTCCCCACAGTTTTCTCAGTGGTTCAGATTATAGTTTTGCCTTTTCTTCCTGAGGCTCCCAGATACTTATTCATAGAGAAAGGTGATGATAAAGCCTGCAAAAAAG CTCTGCAGAGTCTGTGGGGTCAAGGTGACTATAAAGAGGAGATGGAAGAGATGCTGGCAGAGCAGGAGGCCATTAAGAGAGCACCACCGAAAACCCCTCTGCAGCTAATGAGGGACAGGACTGTCCGATGGCAGCTTATCATCATACTCATCATCTACTTCTGCAACCAGTTGTCAGGAATGTCTGCC atcagcatCTTCTCCTTTGACATCTTCTTGAAGGCGGGTATACAGAAAGACCAGATCCGCTATGTAACCTTGGGTCTTGGATTAACTGAAATTCTCACCTTCATCTCCTGT ggcaTGGTTATAGAGCGTGCAGGGAGAAGGGTGTTGTTCTGGTCTGGTTATGGTCTCATGGCTGCCTGCTGGGTGTTTGCCACAGTCACACTCACTCTGAAG GATTCCAGCGATTGGGTTCCATTCATTACTTCTGCGCTGATCTTCCTCTTAATCATCTTCTTTAGTGGAGGACCTT CGGGATTGACGGTGGCTCTCACCAATGAGATCTTCATCCAGTCCGATCGAATCGCAGCGTTTGTATTAACAATGATGGAGCGCTGGTTCTTCATTGCTTTTGTAGGCCTTGTCTTTCCATTCATTATT AGTGCCTTGGACTCGTACTGCTTTGTGCTGTTTGCCTGCATTTGCCTGCTGGGTTGTGTTTTTACCTTCATTTTCCTGCCTGAGACTAAAGGGAAGACCCTACTGGAAATCTCCAAGGAATTTAGAGCCATCACATTCTGTGGGAAATCCTTCTTAGAGGAAAAAGTGATGGAGACCAAGTTATGA